From one Anopheles bellator chromosome 1, idAnoBellAS_SP24_06.2, whole genome shotgun sequence genomic stretch:
- the LOC131208046 gene encoding alanine--glyoxylate aminotransferase 2, mitochondrial isoform X2 gives MYLSNLRALSAHSIRAQHQCGKLTTVPIPQDSPELPKLQNEAPLYKGKSYEQITALRKTFLTPNVTSYYKKPILIHKGKMQWLYDHEGKRYLDMFGGIVTVSVGHCHPKVNAALEEQLHTLWHTTNIYMHPKVHEYAEKLVAKMPGDLKNVYFVNSGSEANDLAMMIARLYTGNTDIISFRNAYHGASPYTMGLTAHSTWRYPLSGVSNGIQHVMNPDPYSGLWGGKHCRDSPVQTTRDCACREQDCCASDMYYDQLEQTFKYSLPRGKVAAMFAESIQGVGGSVQYPKSYLKRAAELVRANGGLFVADEVQSGFGRTGDHYWGFQGHDVLPDIVTMAKGIGNGFPIGAVVTSRKIAEVLTQALHFNTFGGNPLASAVGMAVLDVIDEEALQKNSLEVGTYMLKGLERLRDKHDIIGDVRGKGLMIGVELVADKNTRRHLSAPHFVDIWEMCKDMGVLFGRGGLNANVLRIKPPMCITKTDVDFSLQVLDKALGVHLKGF, from the exons CACACTCCATCCGCGCGCAACACCAATGCGGAAAGCTCACCACAGTGCCGATCCCACAGGATTCACCAGAGCTTCCCAAACTACAGAATGAAGCACCTCTTTATAAGGGCAAAAGCTACGAACAGATTACTGCCTTGCGAAAAACGTTTCTAACGCCGAATGTGACTTCTTACTACAAAAAACCGATACTCATTCACAAAGGCAAAATGCAGTGGCTTTACGATCACGAGGGAAAACGCTACTTGGACATGTTTGGTGGTATCGTTACCGTTTCGGTGGGTCATTGTCATCC AAAAGTGAATGCCGCTTTAGAGGAACAACTACACACCCTGTGGCATACCACTAACATATATATGCACCCGAAGGTGCACGAATATGCGGAAAAGTTGGTGGCCAAAATGCCGGGTGATCTGAAGAACGTATATTTCGTCAACTCGGGCTCAGAGGCTAACGACTTAGCGATGATGATAGCAAGGCTGTACACGGGAAACACTGACATTATTAGCTTCCGTAACGCTTATCACGGAGCGTCTCCTTACACCATGGGACTGACGGCGCATTCCACCTGGCGCTATCCGCTGTCCGGCGTCAGCAATGGCATTCAGCACGTGATGAATCCGGACCCGTACTCTGGCCTTTGGGGCGGCAAACACTGCCGTGATTCTCCCGTGCAAACAACGCGCGATTGTGCCTGTCGCGAACAAGACTGCTGCGCGTCGGACATGTACTACGACCAACTAGAACAGACATTTAAATATTCTCTACCGCGTGGTAAAGTGGCCGCAATGTTCGCAGAGTCTATCCAAGGAGTTGGTGGGTCCGTTCAGTATCCCAAGAGTTACCTGAAACGAGCTGCGGAATTAGTAAGAGCGAACGGAGGGCTGTTCGTTGCGGACGAGGTGCAGTCCGGTTTCGGAAGAACAGGAGATCACTACTGGGGTTTCCAAGGCCATGACGTACTGCCCGACATTGTGACTATGGCGAAAGGAATCGGCAATGGGTTCCCCATCGGTGCTGTCGTTACGTCCCGCAAAATTGCCGAGGTACTTACGCAAGCACTGCACTTCAATACATTCGGTGGCAATCCGCTAGCAAGCGCCGTCGGAATGGCGGTTCTCGAT GTCATCGACGAGGAAGCCCTGCAGAAGAACTCGCTAGAAGTGGGAACATACATGTTGAAAGGATTGGAGCGTTTGCGAGATAAACATGATATTATTGGCGATGTTCGTGGAAAG GGGCTGATGATCGGCGTGGAATTGGTGGCCGATAAGAACACGAGACGACATTTAAGCGCTCCGCACTTCGTGGACATCTGGGAAATGTGCAAAGACATGGGTGTACTCTTTGGGCGCGGCGGTCTGAATGCCAAT GTCCTTAGAATAAAGCCTCCGATGTGCATAACGAAAACGGACGTCGATTTTTCCTTGCAAGTTCTTGACAAAGCACTGGGAGTGCACCTTAAGGGTTTCTAA
- the LOC131208046 gene encoding alanine--glyoxylate aminotransferase 2, mitochondrial isoform X1 — MYLSNLRALSAHSIRAQHQCGKLTTVPIPQDSPELPKLQNEAPLYKGKSYEQITALRKTFLTPNVTSYYKKPILIHKGKMQWLYDHEGKRYLDMFGGIVTVSVGHCHPKVNAALEEQLHTLWHTTNIYMHPKVHEYAEKLVAKMPGDLKNVYFVNSGSEANDLAMMIARLYTGNTDIISFRNAYHGASPYTMGLTAHSTWRYPLSGVSNGIQHVMNPDPYSGLWGGKHCRDSPVQTTRDCACREQDCCASDMYYDQLEQTFKYSLPRGKVAAMFAESIQGVGGSVQYPKSYLKRAAELVRANGGLFVADEVQSGFGRTGDHYWGFQGHDVLPDIVTMAKGIGNGFPIGAVVTSRKIAEVLTQALHFNTFGGNPLASAVGMAVLDVIDEEALQKNSLEVGTYMLKGLERLRDKHDIIGDVRGKGLMIGVELVADKNTRRHLSAPHFVDIWEMCKDMGVLFGRGGLNANVLRIKPPMCIGTTDADYALAVIDYCCEQHMKKRKRGCRR, encoded by the exons CACACTCCATCCGCGCGCAACACCAATGCGGAAAGCTCACCACAGTGCCGATCCCACAGGATTCACCAGAGCTTCCCAAACTACAGAATGAAGCACCTCTTTATAAGGGCAAAAGCTACGAACAGATTACTGCCTTGCGAAAAACGTTTCTAACGCCGAATGTGACTTCTTACTACAAAAAACCGATACTCATTCACAAAGGCAAAATGCAGTGGCTTTACGATCACGAGGGAAAACGCTACTTGGACATGTTTGGTGGTATCGTTACCGTTTCGGTGGGTCATTGTCATCC AAAAGTGAATGCCGCTTTAGAGGAACAACTACACACCCTGTGGCATACCACTAACATATATATGCACCCGAAGGTGCACGAATATGCGGAAAAGTTGGTGGCCAAAATGCCGGGTGATCTGAAGAACGTATATTTCGTCAACTCGGGCTCAGAGGCTAACGACTTAGCGATGATGATAGCAAGGCTGTACACGGGAAACACTGACATTATTAGCTTCCGTAACGCTTATCACGGAGCGTCTCCTTACACCATGGGACTGACGGCGCATTCCACCTGGCGCTATCCGCTGTCCGGCGTCAGCAATGGCATTCAGCACGTGATGAATCCGGACCCGTACTCTGGCCTTTGGGGCGGCAAACACTGCCGTGATTCTCCCGTGCAAACAACGCGCGATTGTGCCTGTCGCGAACAAGACTGCTGCGCGTCGGACATGTACTACGACCAACTAGAACAGACATTTAAATATTCTCTACCGCGTGGTAAAGTGGCCGCAATGTTCGCAGAGTCTATCCAAGGAGTTGGTGGGTCCGTTCAGTATCCCAAGAGTTACCTGAAACGAGCTGCGGAATTAGTAAGAGCGAACGGAGGGCTGTTCGTTGCGGACGAGGTGCAGTCCGGTTTCGGAAGAACAGGAGATCACTACTGGGGTTTCCAAGGCCATGACGTACTGCCCGACATTGTGACTATGGCGAAAGGAATCGGCAATGGGTTCCCCATCGGTGCTGTCGTTACGTCCCGCAAAATTGCCGAGGTACTTACGCAAGCACTGCACTTCAATACATTCGGTGGCAATCCGCTAGCAAGCGCCGTCGGAATGGCGGTTCTCGAT GTCATCGACGAGGAAGCCCTGCAGAAGAACTCGCTAGAAGTGGGAACATACATGTTGAAAGGATTGGAGCGTTTGCGAGATAAACATGATATTATTGGCGATGTTCGTGGAAAG GGGCTGATGATCGGCGTGGAATTGGTGGCCGATAAGAACACGAGACGACATTTAAGCGCTCCGCACTTCGTGGACATCTGGGAAATGTGCAAAGACATGGGTGTACTCTTTGGGCGCGGCGGTCTGAATGCCAAT GTTCTTCGTATTAAGCCCCCGATGTGCATTGGCACGACGGATGCTGACTACGCACTGGCCGTGATCGATTACTGTTGCGAGCAGCACATGAAGAAACGCAAACGCGGCTGCAGACGATGA
- the LOC131208046 gene encoding alanine--glyoxylate aminotransferase 2, mitochondrial isoform X3 — protein sequence MQWLYDHEGKRYLDMFGGIVTVSVGHCHPKVNAALEEQLHTLWHTTNIYMHPKVHEYAEKLVAKMPGDLKNVYFVNSGSEANDLAMMIARLYTGNTDIISFRNAYHGASPYTMGLTAHSTWRYPLSGVSNGIQHVMNPDPYSGLWGGKHCRDSPVQTTRDCACREQDCCASDMYYDQLEQTFKYSLPRGKVAAMFAESIQGVGGSVQYPKSYLKRAAELVRANGGLFVADEVQSGFGRTGDHYWGFQGHDVLPDIVTMAKGIGNGFPIGAVVTSRKIAEVLTQALHFNTFGGNPLASAVGMAVLDVIDEEALQKNSLEVGTYMLKGLERLRDKHDIIGDVRGKGLMIGVELVADKNTRRHLSAPHFVDIWEMCKDMGVLFGRGGLNANVLRIKPPMCIGTTDADYALAVIDYCCEQHMKKRKRGCRR from the exons ATGCAGTGGCTTTACGATCACGAGGGAAAACGCTACTTGGACATGTTTGGTGGTATCGTTACCGTTTCGGTGGGTCATTGTCATCC AAAAGTGAATGCCGCTTTAGAGGAACAACTACACACCCTGTGGCATACCACTAACATATATATGCACCCGAAGGTGCACGAATATGCGGAAAAGTTGGTGGCCAAAATGCCGGGTGATCTGAAGAACGTATATTTCGTCAACTCGGGCTCAGAGGCTAACGACTTAGCGATGATGATAGCAAGGCTGTACACGGGAAACACTGACATTATTAGCTTCCGTAACGCTTATCACGGAGCGTCTCCTTACACCATGGGACTGACGGCGCATTCCACCTGGCGCTATCCGCTGTCCGGCGTCAGCAATGGCATTCAGCACGTGATGAATCCGGACCCGTACTCTGGCCTTTGGGGCGGCAAACACTGCCGTGATTCTCCCGTGCAAACAACGCGCGATTGTGCCTGTCGCGAACAAGACTGCTGCGCGTCGGACATGTACTACGACCAACTAGAACAGACATTTAAATATTCTCTACCGCGTGGTAAAGTGGCCGCAATGTTCGCAGAGTCTATCCAAGGAGTTGGTGGGTCCGTTCAGTATCCCAAGAGTTACCTGAAACGAGCTGCGGAATTAGTAAGAGCGAACGGAGGGCTGTTCGTTGCGGACGAGGTGCAGTCCGGTTTCGGAAGAACAGGAGATCACTACTGGGGTTTCCAAGGCCATGACGTACTGCCCGACATTGTGACTATGGCGAAAGGAATCGGCAATGGGTTCCCCATCGGTGCTGTCGTTACGTCCCGCAAAATTGCCGAGGTACTTACGCAAGCACTGCACTTCAATACATTCGGTGGCAATCCGCTAGCAAGCGCCGTCGGAATGGCGGTTCTCGAT GTCATCGACGAGGAAGCCCTGCAGAAGAACTCGCTAGAAGTGGGAACATACATGTTGAAAGGATTGGAGCGTTTGCGAGATAAACATGATATTATTGGCGATGTTCGTGGAAAG GGGCTGATGATCGGCGTGGAATTGGTGGCCGATAAGAACACGAGACGACATTTAAGCGCTCCGCACTTCGTGGACATCTGGGAAATGTGCAAAGACATGGGTGTACTCTTTGGGCGCGGCGGTCTGAATGCCAAT GTTCTTCGTATTAAGCCCCCGATGTGCATTGGCACGACGGATGCTGACTACGCACTGGCCGTGATCGATTACTGTTGCGAGCAGCACATGAAGAAACGCAAACGCGGCTGCAGACGATGA